A portion of the Platichthys flesus chromosome 7, fPlaFle2.1, whole genome shotgun sequence genome contains these proteins:
- the LOC133956130 gene encoding natural resistance-associated macrophage protein 2-like isoform X3, whose translation MKKMFSFRRSVRDPTPESFHISSLPPSVPSCQEDRRTTAPGEDGWTTAPDVSAERECASVIQTTHTHRGPAPSVFLQKQNHEPVATTYFDKKVPVPDEDSEQTSFSLRKLWAFTGPGFLMSIAYLDPGNIESDLQSGAKAGFKLLWVLLGATIIGLLLQRLAARLGVVTGMHLAEVCNRQYHTVPRVILWLMVELAIIGSDMQEVIGCAIAFNLLSSGRIPLWGGVLITIVDTFVFLFLDKYGLRKLEAFFGLLITVMAITFGYEYVTVSPDQGQLLKGMFVPYCQGCGPAQMAQAVGIVGAVIMPHNIYLHSALVKSREVDRTNRKEVREANKYFFIESTVALFISFLINVFVVAVFAEAFYGRTNMEVHNVCNDSGSPHSQLFPQDNHTLEVDIYKGGVVLGCFFGPVALYIWAVGILAAGQSSTMTGTYSGQFVMEGFLNLRWSRFARVLLTRSIAITPTLLVAVFQDVQRLTGMNDFLNVLQSMQLPFALIPILTFTSLPSLMNEFANGLVYKIGGGAVILLVCSINIYFVVVYVTALASVWLYVLAALLSVAYLTFVGYLVWLCLIALGVSCLDPTTRRGNDTTILIEQQPEFDS comes from the exons atgaagaagatgttCTCCTTCCGTCGCTCAG TGAGAGATCCCACACCCGAGAGCTTCCACATCTCGTCCCTGCCGCCCAGTGTCCCCAGCTGTCAGGAGGACAGACGGACCACAGCGCCAGGTGAGGACGGATGGACCACAGCACCAG ATGTGtcggcagagagagagtgtgcgaGCGTGATccagacgacacacacacaccgaggccccgccccctccgtCTTCCTCCAGAAGCAGAACCATGAGCCCGTCGCCACCACGTACTTCGACAAGAAGGTCCCTGTCCCCGACGAGGACAGTGAG CAGACCAGCTTCAGTCTGCGGAAGCTGTGGGCCTTCACTGGGCCGGGCTTCCTGATGAGCATCGCCTACCTGGACCCGGGGAACATCGAGTCCGACCTGCAGTCCGGGGCCAAAGCCGGGTTCAAG CTGCTCTGGGTGCTGCTGGGCGCCACCATCATCggcctgctgctgcagcggctGGCGGCGCGACTGGGCGTGGTCACGGGGATGCACCTGGCGGAGGTCTGCAACCGGCAGTACCACACG GTGCCGCGGGTCATCCTGTGGTTGATGGTGGAGCTGGCCATCATCGGCTCGGACATGCAGGAGGTGATCGGCTGTGCCATCGCCTTCAACCTCCTCTCCAGCGGCAG gattcCCCTGTGGGGCGGCGTCCTCATCACCATCGTGGACAccttcgtcttcctcttcttggaCAAGTACG GTCTGAGGAAGCTGGAAGCGTTCTTTGGTTTACTCATCACGGTCATGGCCATCACGTTTGGATATGAG tatGTGACGGTGAGTCCGGACCAGGGTCAGCTGCTGAAGGGGATGTTCGTGCCGTACTGCCAGGGCTGCGGCCCGGCTCAGATGGCTCAGGCCGTCGGCATCGTGGGAGCCGTCATCATGCCTCACAACATCTACCTCCACTCGGCTCTGGTCAAG TCTCGAGAAGTGGATCGAACCAACAGGAAGGAAGTCAGAGAGGCCAACAAATACTTCTTCATCGAGTCGACCGTCGCCCTCTTCATCTCTTTCCTCATCAATGTCTTCGTGGTGGCTGTTTTCGCCGAGGCTTTCTACGGTCGCACAAACATGGAGGTG CACAACGTCTGCAATGATTCAGGAAGTCCTCATTCACAGCTGTTCCCTCAGGACAATCACACTCTTGAGGTGGACATCTACAAAGGG ggagTGGTGCTGGGCTGCTTCTTTGGCCCAGTGGCGCTCTACATCTGGGCCGTGGGGATCCTCGCAGCTGGTCAGAGCTCCACCATGACTGGAACGTACTCTGGACAGTTTGTTATGGAG ggtTTCTTGAACCTGCGCTGGTCGCGTTTCGCCCGGGTGCTGTTGACCCGCTCCATCGCCATCACCCCCACCCTGCTGGTGGCCGTCTTCCAGGACGTGCAGCGTCTCACGGGCATGAACGACTTCCTGAACGTGCTGCAGAGCATGCAG CTTCCATTCGCCCTCATTCCCATCCTCACGTTCACCAGTCTTCCTTCTCTCATGAACGAGTTTGCCAACGGACT GGTGTATAAGATCGGCGGGGGGGCGGTGATCCTGCTCGTCTGCTCCATCAACATCTACTTCGTGGTGGTGTACGTGACGGCTCTGGCCAGCGTGTGGCTCTACGTGCTGGCCGCGCTGCTCTCCGTGGCCTACCTGACCTTCGTGGGATATTTG gtgTGGCTGTGCCTGATCGCTCTGGGGGTTTCTTGTCTGGATCCGACCACACGGAGAGGGAACGACACGACCATCCTGATCGAGCAGCAGCCGGAGTTCGATTCCtga
- the LOC133956130 gene encoding natural resistance-associated macrophage protein 2-like isoform X4 — protein MKKMFSFRRSVRDPTPESFHISSLPPSVPSCQEDRRTTAPAADVSAERECASVIQTTHTHRGPAPSVFLQKQNHEPVATTYFDKKVPVPDEDSEQTSFSLRKLWAFTGPGFLMSIAYLDPGNIESDLQSGAKAGFKLLWVLLGATIIGLLLQRLAARLGVVTGMHLAEVCNRQYHTVPRVILWLMVELAIIGSDMQEVIGCAIAFNLLSSGRIPLWGGVLITIVDTFVFLFLDKYGLRKLEAFFGLLITVMAITFGYEYVTVSPDQGQLLKGMFVPYCQGCGPAQMAQAVGIVGAVIMPHNIYLHSALVKSREVDRTNRKEVREANKYFFIESTVALFISFLINVFVVAVFAEAFYGRTNMEVHNVCNDSGSPHSQLFPQDNHTLEVDIYKGGVVLGCFFGPVALYIWAVGILAAGQSSTMTGTYSGQFVMEGFLNLRWSRFARVLLTRSIAITPTLLVAVFQDVQRLTGMNDFLNVLQSMQLPFALIPILTFTSLPSLMNEFANGLVYKIGGGAVILLVCSINIYFVVVYVTALASVWLYVLAALLSVAYLTFVGYLVWLCLIALGVSCLDPTTRRGNDTTILIEQQPEFDS, from the exons atgaagaagatgttCTCCTTCCGTCGCTCAG TGAGAGATCCCACACCCGAGAGCTTCCACATCTCGTCCCTGCCGCCCAGTGTCCCCAGCTGTCAGGAGGACAGACGGACCACAGCGCCAG CTGCAGATGTGtcggcagagagagagtgtgcgaGCGTGATccagacgacacacacacaccgaggccccgccccctccgtCTTCCTCCAGAAGCAGAACCATGAGCCCGTCGCCACCACGTACTTCGACAAGAAGGTCCCTGTCCCCGACGAGGACAGTGAG CAGACCAGCTTCAGTCTGCGGAAGCTGTGGGCCTTCACTGGGCCGGGCTTCCTGATGAGCATCGCCTACCTGGACCCGGGGAACATCGAGTCCGACCTGCAGTCCGGGGCCAAAGCCGGGTTCAAG CTGCTCTGGGTGCTGCTGGGCGCCACCATCATCggcctgctgctgcagcggctGGCGGCGCGACTGGGCGTGGTCACGGGGATGCACCTGGCGGAGGTCTGCAACCGGCAGTACCACACG GTGCCGCGGGTCATCCTGTGGTTGATGGTGGAGCTGGCCATCATCGGCTCGGACATGCAGGAGGTGATCGGCTGTGCCATCGCCTTCAACCTCCTCTCCAGCGGCAG gattcCCCTGTGGGGCGGCGTCCTCATCACCATCGTGGACAccttcgtcttcctcttcttggaCAAGTACG GTCTGAGGAAGCTGGAAGCGTTCTTTGGTTTACTCATCACGGTCATGGCCATCACGTTTGGATATGAG tatGTGACGGTGAGTCCGGACCAGGGTCAGCTGCTGAAGGGGATGTTCGTGCCGTACTGCCAGGGCTGCGGCCCGGCTCAGATGGCTCAGGCCGTCGGCATCGTGGGAGCCGTCATCATGCCTCACAACATCTACCTCCACTCGGCTCTGGTCAAG TCTCGAGAAGTGGATCGAACCAACAGGAAGGAAGTCAGAGAGGCCAACAAATACTTCTTCATCGAGTCGACCGTCGCCCTCTTCATCTCTTTCCTCATCAATGTCTTCGTGGTGGCTGTTTTCGCCGAGGCTTTCTACGGTCGCACAAACATGGAGGTG CACAACGTCTGCAATGATTCAGGAAGTCCTCATTCACAGCTGTTCCCTCAGGACAATCACACTCTTGAGGTGGACATCTACAAAGGG ggagTGGTGCTGGGCTGCTTCTTTGGCCCAGTGGCGCTCTACATCTGGGCCGTGGGGATCCTCGCAGCTGGTCAGAGCTCCACCATGACTGGAACGTACTCTGGACAGTTTGTTATGGAG ggtTTCTTGAACCTGCGCTGGTCGCGTTTCGCCCGGGTGCTGTTGACCCGCTCCATCGCCATCACCCCCACCCTGCTGGTGGCCGTCTTCCAGGACGTGCAGCGTCTCACGGGCATGAACGACTTCCTGAACGTGCTGCAGAGCATGCAG CTTCCATTCGCCCTCATTCCCATCCTCACGTTCACCAGTCTTCCTTCTCTCATGAACGAGTTTGCCAACGGACT GGTGTATAAGATCGGCGGGGGGGCGGTGATCCTGCTCGTCTGCTCCATCAACATCTACTTCGTGGTGGTGTACGTGACGGCTCTGGCCAGCGTGTGGCTCTACGTGCTGGCCGCGCTGCTCTCCGTGGCCTACCTGACCTTCGTGGGATATTTG gtgTGGCTGTGCCTGATCGCTCTGGGGGTTTCTTGTCTGGATCCGACCACACGGAGAGGGAACGACACGACCATCCTGATCGAGCAGCAGCCGGAGTTCGATTCCtga
- the LOC133956130 gene encoding natural resistance-associated macrophage protein 2-like isoform X2, producing the protein MKKMFSFRRSVRDPTPESFHISSLPPSVPSCQEDRRTTAPGEDGWTTAPAADVSAERECASVIQTTHTHRGPAPSVFLQKQNHEPVATTYFDKKVPVPDEDSETSFSLRKLWAFTGPGFLMSIAYLDPGNIESDLQSGAKAGFKLLWVLLGATIIGLLLQRLAARLGVVTGMHLAEVCNRQYHTVPRVILWLMVELAIIGSDMQEVIGCAIAFNLLSSGRIPLWGGVLITIVDTFVFLFLDKYGLRKLEAFFGLLITVMAITFGYEYVTVSPDQGQLLKGMFVPYCQGCGPAQMAQAVGIVGAVIMPHNIYLHSALVKSREVDRTNRKEVREANKYFFIESTVALFISFLINVFVVAVFAEAFYGRTNMEVHNVCNDSGSPHSQLFPQDNHTLEVDIYKGGVVLGCFFGPVALYIWAVGILAAGQSSTMTGTYSGQFVMEGFLNLRWSRFARVLLTRSIAITPTLLVAVFQDVQRLTGMNDFLNVLQSMQLPFALIPILTFTSLPSLMNEFANGLVYKIGGGAVILLVCSINIYFVVVYVTALASVWLYVLAALLSVAYLTFVGYLVWLCLIALGVSCLDPTTRRGNDTTILIEQQPEFDS; encoded by the exons atgaagaagatgttCTCCTTCCGTCGCTCAG TGAGAGATCCCACACCCGAGAGCTTCCACATCTCGTCCCTGCCGCCCAGTGTCCCCAGCTGTCAGGAGGACAGACGGACCACAGCGCCAGGTGAGGACGGATGGACCACAGCACCAG CTGCAGATGTGtcggcagagagagagtgtgcgaGCGTGATccagacgacacacacacaccgaggccccgccccctccgtCTTCCTCCAGAAGCAGAACCATGAGCCCGTCGCCACCACGTACTTCGACAAGAAGGTCCCTGTCCCCGACGAGGACAGTGAG ACCAGCTTCAGTCTGCGGAAGCTGTGGGCCTTCACTGGGCCGGGCTTCCTGATGAGCATCGCCTACCTGGACCCGGGGAACATCGAGTCCGACCTGCAGTCCGGGGCCAAAGCCGGGTTCAAG CTGCTCTGGGTGCTGCTGGGCGCCACCATCATCggcctgctgctgcagcggctGGCGGCGCGACTGGGCGTGGTCACGGGGATGCACCTGGCGGAGGTCTGCAACCGGCAGTACCACACG GTGCCGCGGGTCATCCTGTGGTTGATGGTGGAGCTGGCCATCATCGGCTCGGACATGCAGGAGGTGATCGGCTGTGCCATCGCCTTCAACCTCCTCTCCAGCGGCAG gattcCCCTGTGGGGCGGCGTCCTCATCACCATCGTGGACAccttcgtcttcctcttcttggaCAAGTACG GTCTGAGGAAGCTGGAAGCGTTCTTTGGTTTACTCATCACGGTCATGGCCATCACGTTTGGATATGAG tatGTGACGGTGAGTCCGGACCAGGGTCAGCTGCTGAAGGGGATGTTCGTGCCGTACTGCCAGGGCTGCGGCCCGGCTCAGATGGCTCAGGCCGTCGGCATCGTGGGAGCCGTCATCATGCCTCACAACATCTACCTCCACTCGGCTCTGGTCAAG TCTCGAGAAGTGGATCGAACCAACAGGAAGGAAGTCAGAGAGGCCAACAAATACTTCTTCATCGAGTCGACCGTCGCCCTCTTCATCTCTTTCCTCATCAATGTCTTCGTGGTGGCTGTTTTCGCCGAGGCTTTCTACGGTCGCACAAACATGGAGGTG CACAACGTCTGCAATGATTCAGGAAGTCCTCATTCACAGCTGTTCCCTCAGGACAATCACACTCTTGAGGTGGACATCTACAAAGGG ggagTGGTGCTGGGCTGCTTCTTTGGCCCAGTGGCGCTCTACATCTGGGCCGTGGGGATCCTCGCAGCTGGTCAGAGCTCCACCATGACTGGAACGTACTCTGGACAGTTTGTTATGGAG ggtTTCTTGAACCTGCGCTGGTCGCGTTTCGCCCGGGTGCTGTTGACCCGCTCCATCGCCATCACCCCCACCCTGCTGGTGGCCGTCTTCCAGGACGTGCAGCGTCTCACGGGCATGAACGACTTCCTGAACGTGCTGCAGAGCATGCAG CTTCCATTCGCCCTCATTCCCATCCTCACGTTCACCAGTCTTCCTTCTCTCATGAACGAGTTTGCCAACGGACT GGTGTATAAGATCGGCGGGGGGGCGGTGATCCTGCTCGTCTGCTCCATCAACATCTACTTCGTGGTGGTGTACGTGACGGCTCTGGCCAGCGTGTGGCTCTACGTGCTGGCCGCGCTGCTCTCCGTGGCCTACCTGACCTTCGTGGGATATTTG gtgTGGCTGTGCCTGATCGCTCTGGGGGTTTCTTGTCTGGATCCGACCACACGGAGAGGGAACGACACGACCATCCTGATCGAGCAGCAGCCGGAGTTCGATTCCtga
- the LOC133956130 gene encoding natural resistance-associated macrophage protein 2-like isoform X1, producing the protein MKKMFSFRRSVRDPTPESFHISSLPPSVPSCQEDRRTTAPGEDGWTTAPAADVSAERECASVIQTTHTHRGPAPSVFLQKQNHEPVATTYFDKKVPVPDEDSEQTSFSLRKLWAFTGPGFLMSIAYLDPGNIESDLQSGAKAGFKLLWVLLGATIIGLLLQRLAARLGVVTGMHLAEVCNRQYHTVPRVILWLMVELAIIGSDMQEVIGCAIAFNLLSSGRIPLWGGVLITIVDTFVFLFLDKYGLRKLEAFFGLLITVMAITFGYEYVTVSPDQGQLLKGMFVPYCQGCGPAQMAQAVGIVGAVIMPHNIYLHSALVKSREVDRTNRKEVREANKYFFIESTVALFISFLINVFVVAVFAEAFYGRTNMEVHNVCNDSGSPHSQLFPQDNHTLEVDIYKGGVVLGCFFGPVALYIWAVGILAAGQSSTMTGTYSGQFVMEGFLNLRWSRFARVLLTRSIAITPTLLVAVFQDVQRLTGMNDFLNVLQSMQLPFALIPILTFTSLPSLMNEFANGLVYKIGGGAVILLVCSINIYFVVVYVTALASVWLYVLAALLSVAYLTFVGYLVWLCLIALGVSCLDPTTRRGNDTTILIEQQPEFDS; encoded by the exons atgaagaagatgttCTCCTTCCGTCGCTCAG TGAGAGATCCCACACCCGAGAGCTTCCACATCTCGTCCCTGCCGCCCAGTGTCCCCAGCTGTCAGGAGGACAGACGGACCACAGCGCCAGGTGAGGACGGATGGACCACAGCACCAG CTGCAGATGTGtcggcagagagagagtgtgcgaGCGTGATccagacgacacacacacaccgaggccccgccccctccgtCTTCCTCCAGAAGCAGAACCATGAGCCCGTCGCCACCACGTACTTCGACAAGAAGGTCCCTGTCCCCGACGAGGACAGTGAG CAGACCAGCTTCAGTCTGCGGAAGCTGTGGGCCTTCACTGGGCCGGGCTTCCTGATGAGCATCGCCTACCTGGACCCGGGGAACATCGAGTCCGACCTGCAGTCCGGGGCCAAAGCCGGGTTCAAG CTGCTCTGGGTGCTGCTGGGCGCCACCATCATCggcctgctgctgcagcggctGGCGGCGCGACTGGGCGTGGTCACGGGGATGCACCTGGCGGAGGTCTGCAACCGGCAGTACCACACG GTGCCGCGGGTCATCCTGTGGTTGATGGTGGAGCTGGCCATCATCGGCTCGGACATGCAGGAGGTGATCGGCTGTGCCATCGCCTTCAACCTCCTCTCCAGCGGCAG gattcCCCTGTGGGGCGGCGTCCTCATCACCATCGTGGACAccttcgtcttcctcttcttggaCAAGTACG GTCTGAGGAAGCTGGAAGCGTTCTTTGGTTTACTCATCACGGTCATGGCCATCACGTTTGGATATGAG tatGTGACGGTGAGTCCGGACCAGGGTCAGCTGCTGAAGGGGATGTTCGTGCCGTACTGCCAGGGCTGCGGCCCGGCTCAGATGGCTCAGGCCGTCGGCATCGTGGGAGCCGTCATCATGCCTCACAACATCTACCTCCACTCGGCTCTGGTCAAG TCTCGAGAAGTGGATCGAACCAACAGGAAGGAAGTCAGAGAGGCCAACAAATACTTCTTCATCGAGTCGACCGTCGCCCTCTTCATCTCTTTCCTCATCAATGTCTTCGTGGTGGCTGTTTTCGCCGAGGCTTTCTACGGTCGCACAAACATGGAGGTG CACAACGTCTGCAATGATTCAGGAAGTCCTCATTCACAGCTGTTCCCTCAGGACAATCACACTCTTGAGGTGGACATCTACAAAGGG ggagTGGTGCTGGGCTGCTTCTTTGGCCCAGTGGCGCTCTACATCTGGGCCGTGGGGATCCTCGCAGCTGGTCAGAGCTCCACCATGACTGGAACGTACTCTGGACAGTTTGTTATGGAG ggtTTCTTGAACCTGCGCTGGTCGCGTTTCGCCCGGGTGCTGTTGACCCGCTCCATCGCCATCACCCCCACCCTGCTGGTGGCCGTCTTCCAGGACGTGCAGCGTCTCACGGGCATGAACGACTTCCTGAACGTGCTGCAGAGCATGCAG CTTCCATTCGCCCTCATTCCCATCCTCACGTTCACCAGTCTTCCTTCTCTCATGAACGAGTTTGCCAACGGACT GGTGTATAAGATCGGCGGGGGGGCGGTGATCCTGCTCGTCTGCTCCATCAACATCTACTTCGTGGTGGTGTACGTGACGGCTCTGGCCAGCGTGTGGCTCTACGTGCTGGCCGCGCTGCTCTCCGTGGCCTACCTGACCTTCGTGGGATATTTG gtgTGGCTGTGCCTGATCGCTCTGGGGGTTTCTTGTCTGGATCCGACCACACGGAGAGGGAACGACACGACCATCCTGATCGAGCAGCAGCCGGAGTTCGATTCCtga
- the LOC133956130 gene encoding natural resistance-associated macrophage protein 2-like isoform X5, with product MKKMFSFRRSVRDPTPESFHISSLPPSVPSCQEDRRTTAPGEDGWTTAPAADVSAERECASVIQTTHTHRGPAPSVFLQKQNHEPVATTYFDKKVPVPDEDSETSFSLRKLWAFTGPGFLMSIAYLDPGNIESDLQSGAKAGFKLLWVLLGATIIGLLLQRLAARLGVVTGMHLAEVCNRQYHTVPRVILWLMVELAIIGSDMQEVIGCAIAFNLLSSGRIPLWGGVLITIVDTFVFLFLDKYGLRKLEAFFGLLITVMAITFGYEYVTVSPDQGQLLKGMFVPYCQGCGPAQMAQAVGIVGAVIMPHNIYLHSALVKSREVDRTNRKEVREANKYFFIESTVALFISFLINVFVVAVFAEAFYGRTNMEVHNVCNDSGSPHSQLFPQDNHTLEVDIYKGGVVLGCFFGPVALYIWAVGILAAGQSSTMTGTYSGQFVMEGFLNLRWSRFARVLLTRSIAITPTLLVAVFQDVQRLTGMNDFLNVLQSMQLPFALIPILTFTSLPSLMNEFANGL from the exons atgaagaagatgttCTCCTTCCGTCGCTCAG TGAGAGATCCCACACCCGAGAGCTTCCACATCTCGTCCCTGCCGCCCAGTGTCCCCAGCTGTCAGGAGGACAGACGGACCACAGCGCCAGGTGAGGACGGATGGACCACAGCACCAG CTGCAGATGTGtcggcagagagagagtgtgcgaGCGTGATccagacgacacacacacaccgaggccccgccccctccgtCTTCCTCCAGAAGCAGAACCATGAGCCCGTCGCCACCACGTACTTCGACAAGAAGGTCCCTGTCCCCGACGAGGACAGTGAG ACCAGCTTCAGTCTGCGGAAGCTGTGGGCCTTCACTGGGCCGGGCTTCCTGATGAGCATCGCCTACCTGGACCCGGGGAACATCGAGTCCGACCTGCAGTCCGGGGCCAAAGCCGGGTTCAAG CTGCTCTGGGTGCTGCTGGGCGCCACCATCATCggcctgctgctgcagcggctGGCGGCGCGACTGGGCGTGGTCACGGGGATGCACCTGGCGGAGGTCTGCAACCGGCAGTACCACACG GTGCCGCGGGTCATCCTGTGGTTGATGGTGGAGCTGGCCATCATCGGCTCGGACATGCAGGAGGTGATCGGCTGTGCCATCGCCTTCAACCTCCTCTCCAGCGGCAG gattcCCCTGTGGGGCGGCGTCCTCATCACCATCGTGGACAccttcgtcttcctcttcttggaCAAGTACG GTCTGAGGAAGCTGGAAGCGTTCTTTGGTTTACTCATCACGGTCATGGCCATCACGTTTGGATATGAG tatGTGACGGTGAGTCCGGACCAGGGTCAGCTGCTGAAGGGGATGTTCGTGCCGTACTGCCAGGGCTGCGGCCCGGCTCAGATGGCTCAGGCCGTCGGCATCGTGGGAGCCGTCATCATGCCTCACAACATCTACCTCCACTCGGCTCTGGTCAAG TCTCGAGAAGTGGATCGAACCAACAGGAAGGAAGTCAGAGAGGCCAACAAATACTTCTTCATCGAGTCGACCGTCGCCCTCTTCATCTCTTTCCTCATCAATGTCTTCGTGGTGGCTGTTTTCGCCGAGGCTTTCTACGGTCGCACAAACATGGAGGTG CACAACGTCTGCAATGATTCAGGAAGTCCTCATTCACAGCTGTTCCCTCAGGACAATCACACTCTTGAGGTGGACATCTACAAAGGG ggagTGGTGCTGGGCTGCTTCTTTGGCCCAGTGGCGCTCTACATCTGGGCCGTGGGGATCCTCGCAGCTGGTCAGAGCTCCACCATGACTGGAACGTACTCTGGACAGTTTGTTATGGAG ggtTTCTTGAACCTGCGCTGGTCGCGTTTCGCCCGGGTGCTGTTGACCCGCTCCATCGCCATCACCCCCACCCTGCTGGTGGCCGTCTTCCAGGACGTGCAGCGTCTCACGGGCATGAACGACTTCCTGAACGTGCTGCAGAGCATGCAG CTTCCATTCGCCCTCATTCCCATCCTCACGTTCACCAGTCTTCCTTCTCTCATGAACGAGTTTGCCAACGGACTGTAA
- the marchf9 gene encoding E3 ubiquitin-protein ligase MARCHF9: MFKYRIRMFFNELKVLVFMRSDSRQADTERRSTSTSPMRGLGMGGCGWPPFVDCHSRDDEEEYYGSDPRPRSLAFEDKEPKLQVDAVSLASTTSSQRTPQCRICFQGPEQGELLSPCRCDGSVRCTHQPCLIRWISERGSWSCELCYFKYQVLAISTKNPLQWQAISLTVIEKVQIAAIILGSLFLIASISWLIWSSLSPSAKWQRQDLLFQICYGMYGFMDIVCIGLIIHEGSSVYRIFKRWQAVNQQWKVLNYEKSKDLGDPLSSSKAANRGSRGNPHGLASSSGGRQSRRLRTILNHHCGYTILHILSQLRPHDPRISAAASREVVMRVTTV; this comes from the exons ATGTTCAAGTACCGGATCCGCATGTTTTTCAATGAACTGAAGGTCCTGGTGTTTATGCGATCCGACtcgagacaggcagacacagagagacgctCCACCAGCACCAGCCCCATGCGCGGGCTGGGGATGGGCGGCTGCGGCTGGCCCCCGTTCGTCGACTGCCATTCCCGGGACGACGAGGAGGAGTACTACGGCAGCGACCCGCGGCCCCGGAGCCTGGCGTTCGAGGACAAGGAGCCCAAGCTGCAAGTGGACGCGGTGTCTCTGGCCAGCACGACCAGCAGCCAGCGGACCCCCCAGTGCCGGATCTGCTTCCAGGGCCCAGAGCAG ggggagctgcTGAGCCCCTGCCGCTGTGACGGCTCGGTGCGCTGCACCCACCAGCCCTGCCTCATCCGCTGGATCAGCGAGAGGGGCTCCTGGAGCTGTGAGCTGTGCTACTTCAAGTACCAGGTCCTGGCCATCAGCACCAAGAACCCTCTGCAG TGGCAGGCCATTTCTCTGACCGTGATCGAGAAGGTGCAGATAGCCGCCATCATCCTGGGTTCCCTGTTCCTCATCGCCAGCATCTCCTGGCTCATCTGGTCCTCCCTCAGCCCCTCGGCCAAGTGGCAGCGCCAGGACCTGCTCTTCCAGATCTGCTACGGCATGTACGGCTTCATGGACATCGTCTGCATAG GCCTCATCATCCACGAGGGATCCTCAGTGTATCGGATCTTCAAACGATGGCAGGCTGTTAATCAGCAGTGGAAAGTTCTGAACTATGAGAAATCCAAGGACTTGGGCGACCCGCTGAGCTCCAGCAAGGCGGCGAACCGCGGCTCTCGCGGGAACCCTCACGGCCTGGCCAGCAGCAGCGGCGGGCGACAGAGCAGGAGGCTAAGAACTATTCTGAACCACCACTGTGGCTACACCATCCTGCACATCCTGAGCCAGCTGAGGCCCCACGACCCGCGGATCAGCGCCGCCGCCAGCCGGGAGGTGGTGATGAGGGTCACCACGGTATGA